CGTACTTCTCAGCCAGCGCTTTCAATGTGTTGGCTTTGTACTGGGCATCGACGATATCGCCCAGCACCTGGCCGGTGAATTTGCCGTCCATGATCTCCAGCTCATTCGCCACTGCCGCGGTGAGGTGCAGCTTGTCACGCAGGTAATCTGCAAAGAAGGTAAAGCCGCCGGAGGCAATCGCCACTTTCCAGCCCAGCGTCTCCAGCTTCAACACCAGTTGCACCAGACCCGGCATCAGCGGCAACGATTCTCGCACCTGCATCAGGATATTGGCATCCGCCCCTTTCAGCGTTGCCACGCGGCTGCGCAAGCTGGCGGTGAAATCAAGCTCGCCGCGCATCGCACGTTCGGTCACTTCCGCCACCATCTCGCCCGTACCGGCAAGCTTCGCAATCTCGTCAATGCACTCGATCTGAATCGCGGTGGAATCCATATCCATCACCAGCAGCCCTGGCGAGCGCAAATGCGGGATTTTACCCAGCGGCGCAACATCCATGCCTTCGTCATGCGCCAGACGCGAAGCGCGCGGCGTTAACGAACCGGCCAGACGGATCACCTGATAATCATCGACGCACCAGGCCGCCACAATCACCATTGCCGCGCCCAGTTTGCGCTGGTAGGTCGTAAGACGCGTTTTATCAAGATTGCGCCCATACAGGAGCCAGCCGCTTCGACCGGCGTGATAGTCCAGAGGCATGACCTCATCACCACTTAAAGAGAGCGGCAATCCTGGCCACTGAGAAACATCGTCGGGCAGATCGCACCAGGTCAAACTGTTAAGCATTAAAGCTCCTGTAAAAACGTTCGCGCCAGAAAGCATCGGAGGGGAAAATAACGCATGAGGCTACCTTGTAACCAGCGCTTCTGGCAACATTAAGCCTCAAATTTTCAACAGGTGGAATATGGCTCGCGCAAAACTTAAATTTCGGCTGCACCGCGCCGTAACAGTCCTCATCTGTCTGGCATTGCTGGTCGCGCTGATGCAGGGCGCATCCTGGTTCAGCCAGAACCATCAACGCCAGCGCAATCCACAGTTTGAAGAGCTGGCCAGAACCCTGGCGCGTCAGGTGACGCTCAACCTTACGCCGCTGCTGCGTACCGAAACGCCGGATGAAAAACGTATTGGTGTCGTGTTACGCCAGCTTACGGAAGGGAGCCGGATCCTCGATGCCGGCGTGTATGACGCGCAGGGCGATCTCATCGCACGTTCGGGCGAAAGCATTGACGTTCGCGACCGGCTGGCGCTCGACGGCAAGAAAGCCGGCGGCTATTTCAATCAACAAATTGTCGAACCCATTCAGGGGAAAAGCGGCCCGCTGGGTTATCTGCGCCTGACGCTGGATACCCACACGCTGGCGACGGAAGCCCGCCAGGTGGATAACACCACCAATATTCTGCGCCTGATGCTGCTACTGTCGCTGGCCATTGGCGTTGTGCTAACACGTACGCTTCTGCAGGGCAAACGCACTCGCTGGCAACAATCGCCGTTCCTGCTGACGGCTAACAAATCCGTGCCGGAAGAAGAAGAGCACGAAAAGAAAGAGTAGCAGTTACCGCTAATGGTAATCTGTTGAAAAGTCAAAGAAAGGAAATCGGCTATGTCGACGCTTCGTCTGCTTATCTCTGAATCTTACGATCCGTGGTTCAACCTGGCTGTGGAGGAGTGTATTTTCCGCCAGATGCCCGCAACACAGCGCGTGCTGTTTTTATGGCGTAACGCCGATACGGTGGTTATCGGCCGGGCGCAGAACCCATGGAAAGAGTGCAATACGCGGCGCATGGAAGAAGACAACGTGCGGTTGGCTCGCCGTAGCAGCGGCGGCGGCGCGGTTTTCCACGATCTCGGTAACACCTGCTTTACCTTTATGGCCGGGAAACCCGAATACGACAAAACCATCTCTACGGGTATTGTGCTCGCGGCGCTGAATGCACTCGGCGTAACGGCGGAAGCCTCCGGGCGTAACGACCTGGTCGTGAAGACCGCAGAAGGCGACCGCAAAGTGTCTGGCTCTGCCTACCGTGAAACCCGCGATCGTGGCTTCCACCACGGCACGCTGCTGTTAAATGCCGATCTCAGCCGTCTGGCTAACTACCTCAATCCGGACAAGAAAAAACTGCAAGCAAAAGGCATTACCTCCGTACGCGGACGCGTCGCCAACCTGGTGGAATTACTACCGGGCATCACCCACGAGCAGATTTGCCAGGCGGTAACGGAGGCCTTCTTCAGCCACTATGGCGAACGCGTTACAGCCGAAATTATCTCGCCGGAGAAAACGCCGGATCTGCCCAATTTCGCCGAAACCTTTGCCCGCCAGAGCAGTTGGGAGTGGAACTTCGGTCAGGCGCCAGCCTTCAGCCATTTACTGGATGAGCGTTTTACCTGGGGCGGCGTGGAGCTGCACTTCGACGTTGAGAAAGGCCATATCACCCGCACGCAGGTGTTTACCGACAGCCTGAACCCAGCGCCGCTCGAAGCGCTGGCAGCGCGTCTGCAGGGCTGTCTGTACCGGGCGGATATGCTGGCGCAGGAGTGCGATGCGTTACTGGTGGATTTTCCGGATCAGGAACAGGAACTGCGCGAGCTGTCGGCGTGGATTGTCAAAGCGGTGCGTTAACTTCAAATGCCTGATGGCGCTGCGTTTATCAGGCCAGAGGAATGCAGGCCGGGTAAGGCATCGCCTCCACCCGGCACAACAAAGAGTTACGCTTTATCGCCCAGCAGGACAGATTCCAGCGCAATTTTGATCATGTCATTAAACGTCGTCTGACGCTCAGCAGAGGTGGTCTGCTCGTGGGTGCGGATATGGTCGGAAACGGTGCAGATAGTCAGCGCTTTCGCCCCGAATTCTGCCGCCACGCCATAAATACCCGCCGCTTCCATTTCCACGCCGAGAATGCCGTATTTCTCCATCACATCGAACATTTCGCCGTCCGGAGAGTAGAACAGATCGGCAGAGAACAGGTTCCCCACGCGCGCGTCAACGCCCAGCGTTTTCGCCGCATCGACCGCGTTACGCACCATGTCGAAATCAGCAATCGCCGCAAAGTCGTGATCTTTAAAGCGCATGCGGTTTACTTTGGAATCGGTACAGGCACCCATACCAATCACGATATCACGCAGTTTCACATCCATACGCACCGCACCGCAGGAACCGACGCGAATGATTTTCTTCACGCCGAAATCGGTGATCAGCTCTTTGGTATAGATGGAGCAGGACGGAATGCCCATACCGTGGCCCATTACCGAGATTTTGCGGCCTTTGTAAGTACCGGTGTAACCCAGCATGCCGCGCACGTTGTTCACTTCGCGGTAATCTTCGAGGAATGTTTCGGCAATGTGCTTCGCACGCAGCGGATCGCCCGGCATCAGCACAACATCCGCGAAATCACCCATTTCTGCATTAATATGTGGGGTAGCCATCGTTAATTCCTTTATGTCGTTAGAACAGAAAGGGCGGGAAGCTCCCGCCCAAAATCATCAGAACATGGCTTTGCCATAGTCCATATCAGAAACGCCAAAGTATTTCGCCAGCGTCTGGCCAATGTCCGCGAACGTTTCACGGTGGCCAAGCGAACCGGGTTTTACTTTCGGGCCGTAAACCAGCACCGGAATGTGCTCACGGGTATGATCAGTGCCTTTCCAGGTCGGATCGCAGCCATGATCGGCGGTAAGGATCAGGATATCGTCCTCGCCCACCAGTTCCATTAGTTCCGGTAGACGGCGGTCAAACAGCTCCAGCCCGCCCGCATAACCGGCGACATCGCGGCGATGGCCCCATGATGAGTCAAAATCAACGAAGTTGGTAAAGACAATTGTCTTATCGCCCGCTTCTTTCATCTCTTTCACGGTGGCGTCAAACAGCGCATCCAGCCCGGTAGCCTTCACTTTTTTGGTGATGCCGCAGTTGGCATAGATATCGGCGATTTTGCCCACGGAAACCACTTGGCCGTCTTTCTCTTCCACCAGTTTTTGCAGCACGGTGGCTGACGGCGGCTCAACGGCCAGGTCATGGCGGTTACCGGTGCGCTGGAAATTACCCGCCTTATCACCGACAAACGGACGCGCAATCACGCGACCAATGTTGTAACCCCCTTCGGTCAGCTCTTCGCGGGCGATTTCGCACAGTTCATACAGCTTATCGAGACCAAACGTCTCTTCATGACAGGCGATCTGGAAGACAGAGTCCGCAGAGGTATAGAAAATCGGCTTACCGGTTTTCATATGCTCTTCGCCCAGTTGATCGAGGATCACCGTCCCGGAAGAGTGGCAGTTGCCGAGATAACCCGGCAGATTTGCGCGTTCTACCAGTTTATCCAGCAGCGCCTGCGGGAAGCTGTTTTCGGTATCGCTAAAATAGCCCCAATCGAACAG
Above is a genomic segment from Kosakonia radicincitans DSM 16656 containing:
- the serB gene encoding phosphoserine phosphatase, translating into MLNSLTWCDLPDDVSQWPGLPLSLSGDEVMPLDYHAGRSGWLLYGRNLDKTRLTTYQRKLGAAMVIVAAWCVDDYQVIRLAGSLTPRASRLAHDEGMDVAPLGKIPHLRSPGLLVMDMDSTAIQIECIDEIAKLAGTGEMVAEVTERAMRGELDFTASLRSRVATLKGADANILMQVRESLPLMPGLVQLVLKLETLGWKVAIASGGFTFFADYLRDKLHLTAAVANELEIMDGKFTGQVLGDIVDAQYKANTLKALAEKYEIPVTQTVAIGDGANDLPMIKAAGLGIAFHAKPKVNEKAEVSIRHADLMGVFCILSGSINKK
- a CDS encoding YtjB family periplasmic protein, which codes for MARAKLKFRLHRAVTVLICLALLVALMQGASWFSQNHQRQRNPQFEELARTLARQVTLNLTPLLRTETPDEKRIGVVLRQLTEGSRILDAGVYDAQGDLIARSGESIDVRDRLALDGKKAGGYFNQQIVEPIQGKSGPLGYLRLTLDTHTLATEARQVDNTTNILRLMLLLSLAIGVVLTRTLLQGKRTRWQQSPFLLTANKSVPEEEEHEKKE
- the lplA gene encoding lipoate--protein ligase LplA, producing MSTLRLLISESYDPWFNLAVEECIFRQMPATQRVLFLWRNADTVVIGRAQNPWKECNTRRMEEDNVRLARRSSGGGAVFHDLGNTCFTFMAGKPEYDKTISTGIVLAALNALGVTAEASGRNDLVVKTAEGDRKVSGSAYRETRDRGFHHGTLLLNADLSRLANYLNPDKKKLQAKGITSVRGRVANLVELLPGITHEQICQAVTEAFFSHYGERVTAEIISPEKTPDLPNFAETFARQSSWEWNFGQAPAFSHLLDERFTWGGVELHFDVEKGHITRTQVFTDSLNPAPLEALAARLQGCLYRADMLAQECDALLVDFPDQEQELRELSAWIVKAVR
- the deoD gene encoding purine-nucleoside phosphorylase, producing MATPHINAEMGDFADVVLMPGDPLRAKHIAETFLEDYREVNNVRGMLGYTGTYKGRKISVMGHGMGIPSCSIYTKELITDFGVKKIIRVGSCGAVRMDVKLRDIVIGMGACTDSKVNRMRFKDHDFAAIADFDMVRNAVDAAKTLGVDARVGNLFSADLFYSPDGEMFDVMEKYGILGVEMEAAGIYGVAAEFGAKALTICTVSDHIRTHEQTTSAERQTTFNDMIKIALESVLLGDKA
- the deoB gene encoding phosphopentomutase, producing MKRAFIMVLDSFGIGATEDAERFGDAGSDTLGHIAEACAKGEADTGRKGPLHLPNLTRLGLAKAHEGATGFIPAGMDGNAEITGAYAWAHELSSGKDTPSGHWEIAGVPVLFDWGYFSDTENSFPQALLDKLVERANLPGYLGNCHSSGTVILDQLGEEHMKTGKPIFYTSADSVFQIACHEETFGLDKLYELCEIAREELTEGGYNIGRVIARPFVGDKAGNFQRTGNRHDLAVEPPSATVLQKLVEEKDGQVVSVGKIADIYANCGITKKVKATGLDALFDATVKEMKEAGDKTIVFTNFVDFDSSWGHRRDVAGYAGGLELFDRRLPELMELVGEDDILILTADHGCDPTWKGTDHTREHIPVLVYGPKVKPGSLGHRETFADIGQTLAKYFGVSDMDYGKAMF